TATTCTCCACGCCCAAGCGGAACAGTTCATCTACCGTCAGGAACAACGAGTCGGCAGGCTGGTCCTCTTTTATTTCTTCCTTTTCTGCTGCCTGCACATCTATGAAGGCAAGGGCGCAAACGCCCCAGAGCAACAGGCTAAACTTTTTCCAACACATCGCCGGTAAGTTTTAAATCAGCTGACATCGACTTTACCTTCTCCAGCCCTATGGCAACGCCGGCAGACTCGTAAATAGCATCCAGCGCAATGCTGATGCGCTTGTAAAACAAGCTTCCTTCTTCGCTCAGGAAGACCTGCTTGTTCCGGCGGTCGGAAGGATTTTCCAGCCGGTACACATAATTCTTTTTCTCCAGATTCATTATCAGGTTCGACAATGCGGCTTT
The Phocaeicola salanitronis DSM 18170 genome window above contains:
- a CDS encoding MarR family winged helix-turn-helix transcriptional regulator, with protein sequence MEKESAAFRELMLQLFRTRMTFRRAVQRALKKTEAGITFEMLQVLRCLWEEQGISQQVLAERIAKGKAALSNLIMNLEKKNYVYRLENPSDRRNKQVFLSEEGSLFYKRISIALDAIYESAGVAIGLEKVKSMSADLKLTGDVLEKV